Genomic segment of Peribacillus frigoritolerans:
CTTATCATAATAAAGGGAGGTCTATCTACTTGAGTGTGAAAGAGAAAGCTTTATCCATACTGGCTCTCGGCGGAGTGAATGAAATCGGTAAAAACATGTATGTGGTTCAATATTCTAACGATATCGTCATTATTGACTGTGGTGCCAAGTTTCCTGATGAGAGTTTATTAGGAGTCGATTTGATCATTCCTGATATCTCCTTTCTTCAGGAGAATAAGGAGAAGATCCACGCTTTGATTGTGACTCATGGTCATGAAGATCATATTGGCGGTATCCCCTATTTCTTAAAAAAATTGAATGTACCCATTTATGCCACACGATTAACACTTGGTTTGATTGAATTGAAATTAAAAGAACATAACCTTTTGGGTGATACGAAGTTAATCCAGATCGACTCTGATTCAAGATTGGAATTCGGGGAGATGGTTCTCGACTTTTTCAAAACGAATCATAGTATACCCGATTGCCTAGGGGTTACCATGCGTACGCCAGAAGGCACGGTCGTTCATACAGGGGACTTTAAGTTTGACTTGACTCCCATGAATGATCAGTATCCCGATATTCATAAAATGGCCAAGATCGGGAGTGAAGGTGTTTTGGTTTTATTATCGGAAAGCACGAACGCTGAACGTCCCGGGTCCAGCCCCTCGGAGCATCTCGTTGGCAGCCATATCGAAGAGGCCTTCATGCAGGCAAAACAGAAAGTCATTCTTTCGACCTTCGCTTCAAATGTCAATCGCGTTCAACAAGTCGTGAACGCTGCACAGAAGACAAACCGGAAACTTGCCCTAATAGGACGTAGCATGGTGAACGTCGTATCCGTTGCCATTGAACGAGGCTACCTCGAGGTACCTGATGGGATGCTTATCCAACCACATGAAGTCGATAATTATGCTCCTGAAAGGGTCGCGGTTTTATGTACAGGAAGTCAAGGAGAGCCGTTTGCTGCCCTTTCCCGCCTTTCCAGTTCAAATTATCGGGATATGAGTATATTGCCTGATGATACAGTGATTCTTGCCTCCACTCCAATACCCGGAAATGAACGGGATGTTTCACGAATCATCGACAACCTGTTTCAACTTGGTGCCAAAGTCATTTACGGTTCTGGGACTGTAACAGGCATGCATGTATCCGGACATGCCTATCAGGAAGAGTTGAAGCTCATGCTTACCCTGATGAAACCTAAGTATTTCATTCCCATTCATGGTGAATATCGGATGTTGCACCAGCATCGATTACTAGCTGAGTCTGTCGGGGTAGAGAAGGGCAATACTTTCATTATCAGTAATGGCGATGTGGTGGATATTGAAAACTCCGTTGCCTGTCAAACGAGAAAGGTGGCTGCCGGCAATACCTTTGTTGACGGTGTCGGCGTTGGTGATGTGGGAGAAATCGTTCTGCGTGACCGTAAGCAGCTTTCCGAAGATGGCATGCTCGTAATTGTCATAACACTAAGCAAGACGGAACGAAAAATAGTATCAGGACCCGATACCATTTCCCGTGGATTTGTATATGTTCAAAATTCCGAGGACCTCCTTAAACATGTGAATCGTCTTGTCACGAAAACGGTCAACGACTTACAAAGTGAAAAAATATACCGTTGGAACATCATCAAACAAACCATAAAGAAGGAATTGGGGCACTATCTCTTTACTCAAACTAAGAAAAAACCAATGATCCTTCCGATCATCATTGAAATTTAGCACCAAATCAAATGCACACAAAAAGGGACTCGACTTCGTATAGTCGAGTTCCTTTTTTTCAATCAAGTTCTGATTTACTGGCTTTTGCGGCCATCGCCTTGTTCTTATTCCAAACCTTGAATTTCATGAAAACGGCGGCAAGACCGATGATCACGATGAATAAAAGGCTGATGAAAAAACCTGGACGTATTTCTTTTTCAAGCAGAGTGCCACTGACCGCCGCTAAAATTAAAAGAAGTCCGAAAACGGCCGTAATCTTACTCCAAATCTTATTTTCCAAGATTTTGAATGAAGAAAGAATGATGAATGCCCAGTTATACAAAAGCAATATACCAGCAGATGTTGTAATGTATTCATAAATCTTGCCTGGCAGGAGCAAGGCAGTTATTATTGACCCTAAAAGTCCTAAGGCTCCAAGACCCAGTGAAGGAAGTGGAAGGTCCTTGAATTTCTTGATCTTTTGCATGAATAATGAGGGTGCGTTCCCGTCATTGGAGAGCGTTACCAATAGATTGGTTACACCAAATAGTGAAGCGGTCATCGTCGAGAAACCGGCAATGATGATCGCACCATTAAAAACGTGCGGGAAAAATGTCAGATGATAACTGTCCAATGCCGAAACGAATGGACTTTCTTTTTCACTGAATGCCCCTAACGAAATCATGGTTACGGCTAACCCTAATGAAACCACATATATGATGGTAAGAACCAAGAGCATGATTGTTCCTGCCTTTGGCGCATCTTCTTTCTTTTTAAGCTGCATCGCCATCAGTCCGATGACCTCAATGCCGCCAAACGCATAAAAAGCATAGATAAGTGATGTCCAAAACCCTTTTAGCCCTTTTGGGAATAATTCATCGAACGTATTCGGAAAGGATGGCGGTTTCGCTCCATCAAGACCAAACCAGCCGAAAACGGCACATATTGCAATAATGATAAACATTACGATTGCTGCTGTCTTAATTACAGCAAGGATATTTTCCACCCTGTCGAACCCTTTTGTTCCCAGCAATACCACCACGATTGAAACAATGGCAAAACCGGATGCAAATAGCCAAAGCGGCACTTTCGGGAACCAAAATTGAGATAATAGCGAAAGCGCAGTAAGCTGGCTTCCCATGATCAATATATTGGAGGACCAATAATTCCAGCCACAGCTAAAGCCAGCCCATCGTCCAAATGCTTTATTAGCATAATAACAAAAAGAACCTTCTTGAGGATCGGCAGCCGTCATCTTGGCAAGCAGATTATAAACGATATAGGTACCTAGTGCGGCCAATACAAATGAAAATACAATGGATGGCCCAGTCGTTTTAATCCCTATGGTCGATCCGAGGAAATACCCTGTCCCGATCGTACAGCCTACACCGACCAATGAGAGCTGCCACCATTTCATATCGCCCTGTTGTTCACCCGATGCATTGGAATCTTGACCAGTCTTTCCTTTCGCTGAACTGCAATTGGCTTTTGTCGTCATAACATTACCTCCTTCCATCATTCATAGTGTTGATAATGCCACAATGAATTATGCAAGGAAGAAGTTTTCAAATACCTATGTATTAATCTGAAGCATTCTCCTTTATGATAGGATGGCAGAAATGCCTTGATAAGCAAAATAAACCCCAAAGCCGACCAATGATAATCCAGAGATGATCGAAATGCCCATTAAGCTTTTTTCATTTAAGAACCTGCGAAATCCATTCGTTAATGCCGCTACAAAAAAATCCCAGCAGGTAAGACCAAGAAAGATCATCCCGCTATAAATGAAAAGTTGTGATGTCCCATAACTTGAAGCTGTTTTAGCTAAAACAGATCCATATATCCCCAACCAAAATAAAATGGACAATGGACTGGTCACAGACATGATGAAGCCAGTCAAAAAACAGGAAATTAAAGAATCTCTATTCCTGTATTCATTTAATAATATCGTATTAACCCGTAATACACTTTCGACTCCCGAATAAATAAGCACGAATCCCCCAAAAAGCCACAGAAAAATCTGGACGACCGGAATTTCTAAAAACCGTACCATACCTACATACACTAAAATCATGAACAAGGCATCTGCGATCATCGACCCTGCCCCAACGATCCAGGCATGCCAAAACCCGTTCTTGATTCCTTTATCGATACGAGCGGAGTTCACCGGACCGATTGGTGCTGCAAGGGTAAGTCCTAAGAAAAAGTAACTTAGCAGTAAATGTACACTCAAAAAGCATCACTCCTTCGAGCTAGTTCATGACTTGTACATTTTATGTGACAACCCTCTCCCTATAACCACATGCCAAAAAAATTTCCCAATTCACAAAAAAAAGCCGTGGGAAAGCCCGGCTTTCTTGAGATGTATTGAAGCCGATTAGGCAGCAGCTTCTTTTTTGTCTGAACTAATGAATTTCATAACAATCAATACGATGCCTATACCGATGATCCCAGAAATGATATAGGTCATATTGATATGATTTTTCATGACAAGGGACATGACCGGAGGGCCTGCCGCAACGCCGATGAACCTTGATGACATGTAGAAGGAGGTTATCGTCCCCCGCTGTTCCTTTTCTATATTTTGAGTGATGATTGCGTCGAGTGTCGGCAATAAAGCACCAATTGCTATGCCCACCAAGCTTGTTATTACCAATAGAAGGAAGACCCTGTTTTTAGTAAAACCGACAAATACAAGGCTGATTGAAAGGACAGCTAAACTGATCATGATGATCTTTTTCATGATTGGTAATTCCCCCTTGATTTTTTTCCCTGCAACATAAGAAGATACGCAAAGAAAAAATAGCGGGATCGCTATCACTAAACCTTTTTTGATTCCATGCAAATCATGGATTTTTTCCAGATTATCAGACAAAAAGAAAAGAACACCGAACAAAACCAACATGACAAAGACACCAATCAGGAAAACCGTATATAACCATTTTCCTTCCTTCTTGAATATTTTTTTCGTATCATGCCAGAAATCTTTGAATTTCTTCGGCTCATCCTTCTCCTTTGGTACCTTTATAAAGAAAAAGACTAAAACAATAGATATTAAACTGAAGAATGAAATCGAGAAGAATGGTAAAAACCAGATAAATGCAGCAAACAGGGAACCTAATATTGGACTAAGTACTTTCCCAAATGTATTCGAGGTTTCTATGATTCCCAAACAAGAACTCGTTTTTTCATCATCATCTTTGTATAAATCCCCCACCAGAGGCAAAATGATGGGCGAGGCCCCAGACGCCCCAATCCCTTGCAATACCCTCCCAATGATGATCCATGTATAGGGATTTTCCATTTTCCATGATGCATAACCAGCTATCAATCCGCCGATTAGGGCTAGAATCAGACTGGGCAGGATTACCATTTTTCGTCCAAATCGATCTGATAAATAACCAGCAATGGGAATTAAAAAAATGGATGCTACGGAATAGCTTGTTATCACCATGCTTGATTGAAATGAAGATATCCCCACCTTTTCCTCGAAAATGGGCAAAACCGGGATAAGCATTGAATTTCCAAGTGTCATTACCAATGGAATCGATGCCATACTGATCAGGCACCACACGCTTACATCTTTATTTTGCTTCTCATGACCTTCCATACTTACACTCCTCATCCATTATAAAAGCAACTTATTGCATAAAAAGTAAACATTGTGAAACCAATTTGTTTTGCATCATATATTAGATGTCATCAATTATTATGTTATAGCTCAGATAGATTTATTCAGTTGCGCTTCACCCAAAATTACCCCTTTTGACCGTTAAAATAAAAAACCCATTCTTTTTAAGAATGGGTCAGACTGTAGACAAATTAAAAGAAGAGCAGTTTGCCAAACCTCATCAAAGCTAGCGGCTTTGGTATCTCAGCTAGCCAGTTATTCGGTAGGAGTGTTGCAAATTTCTTCAATCTAGTGAGGGGTTTAATCCATATAAAAAAACCTCCTCTTTCGATAAACTCTCCATTTCTGTTTAAAAAAGGCTATCCCGCTTTCGTCTTTATAAAAGAGTAATATTCCTCTTTTTACAGTCGTTTAAAATTTGGTCATTCCATACCGAAACCTGAACCTCGCCAATATGTGCTTTCTTTAGCAAAAACATGCATAATCTGGATTGCCCTATTCCTCCGCCTATTGAATACGGAAGCTTTCCTTCCAATACGGCCTTATGATAATTGAGCACCTTACGATTTTCGTTTTTGGATAATCTTAATTGTTTTAACAGTGACTTTTCATCTACTCGAATTCCCATTGAAGAAACTTCAAAAGCACATTCCAAGAGTGGATTCCATAAAACGATATCTCCATTTAGGTCCCAATCATCATAATCCGGTGAACGTCCATCATGCTTTTCCCCCGATTGTAACTCTCCGCCAATTTTCATGATGAAAATTGCACCATATTTCTTCGCTGCCACATTCTCTCTTTCCTTCGAAGTCAGATTCGGGTATAAATCCTCCAACTCCTGGGTCGTAATGAAGTGAATGTCATCAGGTAACACAGGCTTAAGCAGATGATGGAATTCAAACATATAACGTTCGGTCGATTTAATGGCTCTATATATTTTTTCCACTTCAGATTTTAATGTATCTACGTTACGTTGTTCTTTCGTTATGACTTTCTCCCAGTCCCATTGATCCACAAATAACGAGTGTAAATGATCCAGTTTTTCATCACGTCTTATCGCATTCATATTTGTGTAAATGCCTTCATCACACGCCAAACCATACCTAGAAAGAGTGATTCTTTTCCACTTTGCCAAAGATTGAACCACTTCTATTTGTTTATTCTTAATATCCAGAGCTTCAAAGGTAAGAACCCGCTCCACACCATTTAAATTGTCATTTATACCATTACCTTCATTTAAAATGATAGGTGCTGATACTTTAATCAGGTTTAACGCATTTGAAATTCCTTCTTCAAAATGACCCTTAATTTCATTTATCGCAATATCCGTATGCATGATATCAAGAATTGTTTTGTATTTATTCGGCATCGATAATTCAGGCATAATTATCCTCCAATTCCGCTTTGAATAGCGCATGCATTAAAATTGGCGTCTTTCCATTTGACTAAATTACATTATGAAGGAGTTTTCTGTGTTGTTACAAAACCCCCATGTCACGACTAGGTACATCCATAAGCACCAATCCGGACAATTATCACCTCAAAAAAAGGGTCAAAAATGTGGTACAAGTCCAATTGTCTGAATACATTCAAATAAGTGAAGATGTAACAAACGATGAGGTGATGAATTGGGTGTTTTTTTCAGCTATGTATTATTAGGCTTATCACTGGCGGCTCCTATCGGTCCCATAAATGCTGCTCAATTGGACAAAGGAATCAAGAAGGGTTTTTGGCATGCCTGGGTTTTTGGCTGGGGTGCCATTTTAGCGGATTTTGTATTTATAGCCCTCGTCTTTTTCGGTGTCGTCCACTTTTTGGACAACTCTTTCATGAAGACATTTTTATGGCTTTTTGGATTTTTCGTCCTGACCTATACCGGAATTGAAAGTCTGTTAAGTGCAGGTAAGATTGAAGTGAATGCACGAAAAGCGAAAGATTCCCTTCTTTCTTCATTCCTGACAGGATTCATCATGTCCCTTTCGAATCCTTTATCCATTTTGTTTTGGCTTGGGATTTATGGATCCATTCTCGCAAACTCCGCTTCAAAATATGATATGGAACAATTACTTTTATACAGTTCAGGTATCCTTGTCGGCCTCTTAACCTGGGATTTCGCTATGGCCATCATCGCCAGCACCTTTAGACGCTTTTTATCCAAACCCATTTTAATGGGCATCTCGATCATTTCAGGAATATCCCTTATAGGGATTGGCATTTACTTTGCCATCCAAGCAGCCAAGGTTTTATTTACATAAAGAGTTTAGGAAATGTAAGAGTTTACTCGTAAATTCGTTTAAATTATAAAAATAGGCTGCCCATTTTAGTATCCATCTTTGTCCATGTCGGACACTTATCCCCCTTTGTTCATAGCCTGAAAGGGTAAACAAAAAGGGAGGATTTCTTGAATGTATAATAATTACGGTTATTACTCTTATAATGATCCATATTATAATGATCCATATTATAATGATCCATATTATTACGATAATTCTTATGCCGATTTGCCTTATTATGATAACAGACTGCCAGTACAAACACTGGTTCCAGAAGCCACTATTCAGAGCCATTTGAACGCAGGCCGACAAGGTCATTGTTTCAGAGCATTTTGGGGTAACAGCCAGCATACCTTTATTTTGATGGGCCTCAATACTGCCACTGGTATGGTACAGATACTAGAAGGTGGCATCCCAAATGAGGTTCATCGTACAGATATAGTCGGATTGCAATACCTAGGATTAACCTGCCCTGTCGGTGGCGGCGGCCAAGGCGGCGGTCAAGGTGGCGGTCAAGGCGGCGGTCAAGGCGGCGGTCAAGGCGGCGGTCAAGGTGGCGGCCAGGGTGGCGGTCAAGGCGGCGGTCAAGGTGGCGGTCAAGGTGGCGGTCAAGGTGGCGGTCAAGGCGGACCGGGCGGTAACTGTTTCCAACAGTTCATTCCGGGCGTTGGCTGGGTATGGATTTGTAGATAGAAAAAAGGCAGCCGAGCTATTTCGGCTGTCTCTTTTTATAAAAACATAATCCAAGGGGCATTTACTCGTGAATTTCATGCTTTTACTCGTGAATTTTGTAATTTACTCGTGAGTTTTGCACTTTTACTCGTGAGTTTTGCGTTTTTACTCGTGAATTCCGGATTAAGCTGCTTTTTTATTAGATGCTGCGTTCTTTTATTTGCTGAACCATTTTCTTGATGAACGTTTCTATTGCGACATTTTCAAATTCTTGTTCCCCGTATTTCCGGACATTCACTTGATTTTCTTCCTCTTCTTTATCTCCAAGAACCAGCATATATGGGATTTTCCCCATCTGTGCTTCCCTGACTTTATACCCCAGCTTTTCATTCCGATCATCAATTTTCACTCTTATGCCTTGATTCTTCAGTTCTTTTTGAACCTTTAAACAATAATTCAAATGAACCTGTGAGACAGGGATGATCTGTACTTGCACCGGGGCGAGCCATACCGGAAAAGCACCGGCAAAATGTTCTATCAGAATTCCAAAAAAACGATCGATCGATCCAAAAATGGCACGATGAATGACGACCGGACGTACTTTTTCATTATTTTCATCGATGTAAGTCAGATCAAATTTGTCGGGCATTTGAAAATCAAGCTGGATTGTTGCACATTGATGGCTTCGTTTTAATGCATCTTTAATATGAAAATCAATTTTCGGTCCATAAAATGCCCCGTCCCCTTCATTAACTTGATAATGTATCCCGATGCTTTCCAGTACATTTTTCAAGGCTGTTTCAGAAGCTTCCCAAAGGGAATCATCTCCCATTGAATCCTCTGGACGAGTCGAGAGCTCCACGGAATACTCGAATCCAAAAGTGCGATACACCTTATCAATCAGATGAAACACTTGTTTAATTTCACTTTCGATTTGATCCTGCCGAACATAGATGTGGGCATCATCCTGGCAAAATGTACGGACACGCAGCATCCCGTTCAATGCACCGCTATATTCATGACGGTGGACTTGACCGAATTCGGCCATCCGGATCGGTAAATCCCTGTAAGAATAAAGACTGTTTTTGAAAATAAGCATATGACCCGGACAGTTCATTGGCTTCATCGCAAATTTTGTTTGATCCACCTCTGTAAAGTACATATTCTCATGGTAATGATCCCAGTGACCCGATTGTTCCCATAAGCGCTGGTTCATCATGAAAGGAGTCCGAACTTCGTCGTAATCAGCCTCAGTCTGAAGCTCCCGCGAGAACTTCTCCAATTCATTTCTAACGATTTGTCCTTTCGGTAAATAAAACGGCATTCCAGGGGCTTCCTCCGAAAACATGAATAACTCCAACTGCTTCCCTAATTTACGGTGATCGCGTTTAGCCGCTTCTTCCAGAAATTCAAAATGCTCCTGTAAATCTTTTTTCTTTCGGAAAGCCACGCCATATACCCTTTGAAGAACTTCATTTTGATTGTCTCCCCGCCAATAGGCACCAGATACACGAGTCAATTTGAACGATTTTACAAATGATGTGGATGGAAGGTGCGGCCCTCTGCAAAGATCGATGAACTCCCCTTGTTGATAGAGCGTTAATTTTTCACCATTAGGGATGTTCTTTGCTATATCCAACTTGAATGACTCCCCTCTGTCCTCGAATAACTTCACAGCTTCTTCATAAGTCACTTCGATCCTTTTAATTTCCAGATTTTCACTTATGATATGCTCCATCTCTTTTTCAATGGCTTGTAGATCTTCTGAACTCAAAGGATGGTCTAACTTAAAATCATAGTAAAAACCATCTTCCACGACTGGCCCCATCCCTAATTCCACGTTTTGGTATAACCTTTTCACAGCCTGCGCCAAAACATGTGCCGATGTATGTCGTAATACTTGTAATCCTTCATCCGAATCCAGAGTCAAGATCGACAGTTCGGCATCCTTATTAAGCTTGTGACTTAGATCAACCAGTTGCTTATCCAGTTTTCCTGCTACTGCCTTTTTCCTTAAACTTGAGCTGATAGACCCTGCCACACTTTCCACTGTCACCCCTTGCGGATATTCCCTTTTCTGCCCATCCGGAAATTGAACTTTAATCATTTTTTCACCCATCACATAAACACTCCTTTTTTAATAATAAAAAAACGCACACATCCCTATGCAAGGGACGAGTGCGTTTACCCGTGGTTCCACCCATTTTCCCATAAGCAAAAAACACTCATGGCTCTGGAGCTTGTAACGCAGCTTAGACGATATCAGTTACTTTTGTTCACCGATATAGCTCAAAGGCGGTAAATCAGTTTCCTAAGCCAGGAAGTTCGCAGCTACCCTTCCCTCTCTGCAGGCCGTAAAAATGATTCATGTCCTCATCATCGCAATATTTTTATATATAAAAAAACGCACCCATCCCTATATAAGGGACGAGTGCGTTTACCCGTGGTTCCACCCAATTTCCCATAAGCAAGAAACACTCATG
This window contains:
- the asnA gene encoding aspartate--ammonia ligase — its product is MPNKYKTILDIMHTDIAINEIKGHFEEGISNALNLIKVSAPIILNEGNGINDNLNGVERVLTFEALDIKNKQIEVVQSLAKWKRITLSRYGLACDEGIYTNMNAIRRDEKLDHLHSLFVDQWDWEKVITKEQRNVDTLKSEVEKIYRAIKSTERYMFEFHHLLKPVLPDDIHFITTQELEDLYPNLTSKERENVAAKKYGAIFIMKIGGELQSGEKHDGRSPDYDDWDLNGDIVLWNPLLECAFEVSSMGIRVDEKSLLKQLRLSKNENRKVLNYHKAVLEGKLPYSIGGGIGQSRLCMFLLKKAHIGEVQVSVWNDQILNDCKKRNITLL
- the thrS gene encoding threonine--tRNA ligase → MIKVQFPDGQKREYPQGVTVESVAGSISSSLRKKAVAGKLDKQLVDLSHKLNKDAELSILTLDSDEGLQVLRHTSAHVLAQAVKRLYQNVELGMGPVVEDGFYYDFKLDHPLSSEDLQAIEKEMEHIISENLEIKRIEVTYEEAVKLFEDRGESFKLDIAKNIPNGEKLTLYQQGEFIDLCRGPHLPSTSFVKSFKLTRVSGAYWRGDNQNEVLQRVYGVAFRKKKDLQEHFEFLEEAAKRDHRKLGKQLELFMFSEEAPGMPFYLPKGQIVRNELEKFSRELQTEADYDEVRTPFMMNQRLWEQSGHWDHYHENMYFTEVDQTKFAMKPMNCPGHMLIFKNSLYSYRDLPIRMAEFGQVHRHEYSGALNGMLRVRTFCQDDAHIYVRQDQIESEIKQVFHLIDKVYRTFGFEYSVELSTRPEDSMGDDSLWEASETALKNVLESIGIHYQVNEGDGAFYGPKIDFHIKDALKRSHQCATIQLDFQMPDKFDLTYIDENNEKVRPVVIHRAIFGSIDRFFGILIEHFAGAFPVWLAPVQVQIIPVSQVHLNYCLKVQKELKNQGIRVKIDDRNEKLGYKVREAQMGKIPYMLVLGDKEEEENQVNVRKYGEQEFENVAIETFIKKMVQQIKERSI
- a CDS encoding LysE family transporter, whose protein sequence is MSVHLLLSYFFLGLTLAAPIGPVNSARIDKGIKNGFWHAWIVGAGSMIADALFMILVYVGMVRFLEIPVVQIFLWLFGGFVLIYSGVESVLRVNTILLNEYRNRDSLISCFLTGFIMSVTSPLSILFWLGIYGSVLAKTASSYGTSQLFIYSGMIFLGLTCWDFFVAALTNGFRRFLNEKSLMGISIISGLSLVGFGVYFAYQGISAILS
- a CDS encoding LysE family transporter: MGVFFSYVLLGLSLAAPIGPINAAQLDKGIKKGFWHAWVFGWGAILADFVFIALVFFGVVHFLDNSFMKTFLWLFGFFVLTYTGIESLLSAGKIEVNARKAKDSLLSSFLTGFIMSLSNPLSILFWLGIYGSILANSASKYDMEQLLLYSSGILVGLLTWDFAMAIIASTFRRFLSKPILMGISIISGISLIGIGIYFAIQAAKVLFT
- a CDS encoding amino acid permease, whose protein sequence is MKWWQLSLVGVGCTIGTGYFLGSTIGIKTTGPSIVFSFVLAALGTYIVYNLLAKMTAADPQEGSFCYYANKAFGRWAGFSCGWNYWSSNILIMGSQLTALSLLSQFWFPKVPLWLFASGFAIVSIVVVLLGTKGFDRVENILAVIKTAAIVMFIIIAICAVFGWFGLDGAKPPSFPNTFDELFPKGLKGFWTSLIYAFYAFGGIEVIGLMAMQLKKKEDAPKAGTIMLLVLTIIYVVSLGLAVTMISLGAFSEKESPFVSALDSYHLTFFPHVFNGAIIIAGFSTMTASLFGVTNLLVTLSNDGNAPSLFMQKIKKFKDLPLPSLGLGALGLLGSIITALLLPGKIYEYITTSAGILLLYNWAFIILSSFKILENKIWSKITAVFGLLLILAAVSGTLLEKEIRPGFFISLLFIVIIGLAAVFMKFKVWNKNKAMAAKASKSELD
- a CDS encoding ribonuclease J produces the protein MSVKEKALSILALGGVNEIGKNMYVVQYSNDIVIIDCGAKFPDESLLGVDLIIPDISFLQENKEKIHALIVTHGHEDHIGGIPYFLKKLNVPIYATRLTLGLIELKLKEHNLLGDTKLIQIDSDSRLEFGEMVLDFFKTNHSIPDCLGVTMRTPEGTVVHTGDFKFDLTPMNDQYPDIHKMAKIGSEGVLVLLSESTNAERPGSSPSEHLVGSHIEEAFMQAKQKVILSTFASNVNRVQQVVNAAQKTNRKLALIGRSMVNVVSVAIERGYLEVPDGMLIQPHEVDNYAPERVAVLCTGSQGEPFAALSRLSSSNYRDMSILPDDTVILASTPIPGNERDVSRIIDNLFQLGAKVIYGSGTVTGMHVSGHAYQEELKLMLTLMKPKYFIPIHGEYRMLHQHRLLAESVGVEKGNTFIISNGDVVDIENSVACQTRKVAAGNTFVDGVGVGDVGEIVLRDRKQLSEDGMLVIVITLSKTERKIVSGPDTISRGFVYVQNSEDLLKHVNRLVTKTVNDLQSEKIYRWNIIKQTIKKELGHYLFTQTKKKPMILPIIIEI
- a CDS encoding MFS transporter — encoded protein: MEGHEKQNKDVSVWCLISMASIPLVMTLGNSMLIPVLPIFEEKVGISSFQSSMVITSYSVASIFLIPIAGYLSDRFGRKMVILPSLILALIGGLIAGYASWKMENPYTWIIIGRVLQGIGASGASPIILPLVGDLYKDDDEKTSSCLGIIETSNTFGKVLSPILGSLFAAFIWFLPFFSISFFSLISIVLVFFFIKVPKEKDEPKKFKDFWHDTKKIFKKEGKWLYTVFLIGVFVMLVLFGVLFFLSDNLEKIHDLHGIKKGLVIAIPLFFLCVSSYVAGKKIKGELPIMKKIIMISLAVLSISLVFVGFTKNRVFLLLVITSLVGIAIGALLPTLDAIITQNIEKEQRGTITSFYMSSRFIGVAAGPPVMSLVMKNHINMTYIISGIIGIGIVLIVMKFISSDKKEAAA